A single window of Metallosphaera hakonensis JCM 8857 = DSM 7519 DNA harbors:
- a CDS encoding ATP-binding protein: MIEEQNPWWISKELILENEIYRRWYEAEVKWVPDVLDKISLEPFSLNLIFGPRQVGKSTALVLLVKRLLEKEDPKSIFYFSCDMLSDYKELDQVLGEYMKLRERNRIKSAYVILDEVTFPREWFRTIKYRIDRGEFRNDVLVLSGSLSMRAKGEVESFPGRRGKGRTLIMYPLSFSRFVEVMGVKLPRGDLDHASNAMDFVEYRSTVKNLFEIYLDTGGFPNSVRDYLRTGKVNMNTFQDFISSITLDLNKLRRSETLFKAAVKGVINRTSSEFSYHTLSKEGIGTVRTTISYLELMDKLFLLKSVMAMDPNSGEPVPRKERKFYFIDPFVYRAFSSWVMTQVPDQKRLAEAAVVSHLSRIYPTFYIKRNGEVDVVVREGERYKGFEVKYGKNVRKFIGKVKDIVFLSREEIQDNMVPISLFLALLDLPQSVEVTEV; encoded by the coding sequence ATGATTGAAGAGCAGAACCCATGGTGGATATCCAAAGAACTGATCTTGGAGAACGAGATCTATAGAAGATGGTATGAAGCAGAGGTGAAGTGGGTCCCTGACGTCCTGGATAAGATCTCTTTGGAACCCTTCTCGCTGAACCTGATCTTCGGTCCCAGGCAGGTAGGGAAAAGTACAGCTCTCGTTCTCTTGGTGAAGAGATTGTTGGAGAAGGAGGATCCCAAGTCGATCTTCTACTTCTCCTGTGATATGCTATCCGACTATAAGGAATTAGATCAGGTGCTGGGAGAATACATGAAACTCAGGGAGAGGAACAGGATCAAGTCTGCATATGTGATATTGGATGAGGTCACTTTCCCCAGAGAGTGGTTTAGGACCATCAAGTATAGAATAGATAGGGGAGAGTTCAGGAACGACGTCCTGGTGCTCTCCGGTTCATTGTCGATGAGAGCAAAAGGTGAGGTGGAGAGCTTTCCAGGAAGGAGGGGAAAGGGGAGGACTCTCATAATGTACCCGTTATCCTTCTCCCGTTTCGTGGAAGTCATGGGCGTTAAGCTTCCCAGAGGGGATTTGGATCACGCTAGTAACGCGATGGATTTCGTGGAGTACAGATCTACGGTGAAAAACCTCTTTGAGATCTACTTGGACACAGGCGGTTTTCCCAATTCGGTAAGGGATTACCTGAGAACAGGAAAGGTAAACATGAACACCTTTCAAGATTTCATCTCAAGCATAACCTTAGATCTAAACAAGTTGAGGAGGAGCGAGACCCTCTTCAAGGCAGCTGTTAAGGGCGTGATAAACAGGACCTCCAGCGAGTTCAGTTACCACACCTTATCTAAGGAGGGGATAGGGACCGTGAGGACAACCATTAGTTACCTTGAGCTCATGGATAAGCTCTTCCTCCTTAAGTCGGTGATGGCCATGGACCCTAACAGCGGGGAACCTGTTCCCAGGAAGGAGAGGAAATTCTACTTTATTGATCCCTTCGTGTACAGGGCTTTCTCCAGTTGGGTGATGACTCAAGTCCCAGACCAAAAGAGGCTGGCCGAGGCAGCGGTAGTATCCCATCTCTCCCGGATCTATCCTACGTTCTATATAAAGCGAAATGGGGAAGTGGACGTCGTGGTTAGGGAAGGAGAGAGGTACAAGGGTTTTGAGGTGAAATATGGTAAAAACGTGAGGAAGTTCATTGGAAAAGTGAAAGATATAGTTTTCCTTTCCAGGGAGGAGATACAGGATAACATGGTGCCCATATCCCTGTTCCTTGCCCTTCTGGATCTCCCTCAGTCGGTAGAGGTTACAGAGGTCTGA
- a CDS encoding type II toxin-antitoxin system VapC family toxin — translation MIVDTGVLIEYINEAGKYHEKVRKLIESSSSLFVTPITLSEALYVSYRVYREAGLNNANDYAKEFVEWLLSKQRLFYIYEARHHHP, via the coding sequence ATGATAGTTGACACTGGAGTTCTAATAGAGTATATTAATGAGGCAGGGAAATATCATGAAAAGGTTAGGAAGTTAATTGAAAGCAGTTCTTCGCTTTTCGTCACACCCATTACGTTAAGTGAAGCGTTGTACGTAAGTTATAGGGTTTATAGGGAGGCAGGGTTAAACAATGCTAACGATTACGCTAAGGAATTTGTTGAATGGTTATTAAGTAAACAGCGGTTGTTCTACATTTACGAGGCTAGACATCATCACCCTTAG
- a CDS encoding AbrB/MazE/SpoVT family DNA-binding domain-containing protein, translating into MVYQIKLRRKGVIILPKDVREKLDIKENDILLGEIKGEELILRPLKPKIVRVYPKVVEEALKEEEEAERRKEEEIFNDS; encoded by the coding sequence ATGGTTTATCAAATAAAGTTAAGGAGAAAGGGTGTGATTATCTTACCTAAAGACGTTAGAGAAAAGCTTGACATAAAGGAAAACGATATATTGCTAGGTGAAATTAAAGGCGAAGAGTTAATTCTACGTCCCTTGAAACCCAAAATAGTAAGAGTTTATCCGAAAGTGGTGGAGGAAGCTCTTAAGGAAGAAGAGGAGGCTGAAAGAAGAAAAGAAGAGGAAATATTTAATGATAGTTGA
- a CDS encoding AAA family ATPase, which yields MLVPAKMWFMYGPPTPNPFGRDQEIAILTRFMRDGQPVSLIGPRRIGKTSVLLASLNRSSLPHVMISVEEFVRGEKGFNLAEFISAYINNVTVTAYSYAGYKFQFMEKTKSYLKQIRELIGAVKITLNIPELIALIDLVLDKAERGKNLSEEFSRVLDLPQMLAEKLGIQRMVIALDEFQYLKFAKQTTPEIFHVMRSKWQFQRNVTYVISGSSTGMLREIINTRTQPFYQYFYLMRVNPMDADKSKEFLKRGFEAERVNVTDKEVEEIVSYVHGFPAWLNLVGIKVVVERRPISVILSDLPHDDNVINALEADLRKLSSSARSVLTRLANLGGEGSPKDLGDNTWVVNRALSQLMRYGYVEKEERGIYTILDPMIVHYLNKGNRSS from the coding sequence TTGCTGGTACCCGCAAAAATGTGGTTCATGTACGGACCCCCAACTCCGAACCCCTTCGGCAGAGATCAGGAGATAGCCATCTTGACGCGATTCATGAGAGACGGACAACCGGTTAGCCTAATAGGTCCCAGGAGAATTGGAAAGACCTCAGTGTTATTGGCGTCTCTCAATAGATCCTCTTTACCACATGTTATGATTTCAGTGGAGGAATTTGTCAGGGGAGAGAAGGGTTTCAACTTAGCGGAGTTCATTTCGGCTTACATAAACAACGTCACGGTTACGGCGTACTCCTATGCGGGCTATAAGTTTCAGTTCATGGAAAAGACCAAGAGTTACCTGAAACAAATTAGAGAATTGATTGGGGCCGTTAAGATAACTCTCAACATACCGGAATTAATTGCCTTAATAGACCTGGTACTTGATAAGGCGGAGAGGGGTAAGAACTTAAGCGAGGAGTTCTCCAGGGTACTGGACTTACCTCAAATGTTAGCTGAGAAGTTAGGCATTCAAAGGATGGTGATAGCGTTAGATGAATTTCAATATCTCAAGTTCGCCAAACAGACTACTCCTGAAATATTTCACGTAATGAGGAGCAAATGGCAATTCCAAAGGAACGTCACTTACGTTATTTCCGGTTCCTCCACAGGAATGCTCAGGGAGATCATAAATACCAGGACTCAGCCTTTCTACCAGTACTTCTATTTAATGAGGGTAAACCCCATGGACGCGGATAAGTCCAAGGAGTTCCTCAAGAGGGGATTTGAAGCGGAGAGGGTTAACGTGACCGACAAGGAAGTGGAGGAAATCGTGTCATATGTCCACGGATTTCCGGCATGGCTTAACCTAGTGGGAATAAAAGTAGTTGTGGAGAGGAGGCCTATCAGTGTTATTTTGAGCGACTTACCCCATGACGATAACGTGATTAATGCGCTGGAGGCCGACCTAAGGAAACTCTCTTCCTCAGCCAGGTCCGTTTTAACTAGGTTAGCGAATTTAGGTGGTGAAGGAAGTCCCAAGGATCTAGGAGATAACACATGGGTAGTAAATAGGGCCTTATCTCAACTCATGAGGTATGGGTACGTGGAAAAGGAAGAAAGGGGTATATACACGATATTGGACCCGATGATAGTACATTATCTAAATAAAGGAAATCGGTCCTCTTAA
- a CDS encoding PaREP1 family protein, translating to MYEILDYKADPKSYVYVKVMESLMEAKLALEMLRKGMITNASSKAFIAVKAMVSALVVKNFDKILQLKSEKERDWYERVGYTAPTTGLMRVSYDLEKLGYDVQLIVKTSLILHSFSRNGFDPNFVNYKDKEEVERDILSVVEVIKRDIKKYFEDIWDEKLEKMKELDHGV from the coding sequence ATGTATGAGATTCTAGATTACAAGGCCGATCCCAAATCTTACGTTTACGTGAAAGTAATGGAGAGCCTCATGGAAGCTAAGTTAGCATTAGAGATGCTCAGAAAGGGGATGATAACCAACGCCTCCTCTAAGGCCTTTATTGCAGTTAAGGCTATGGTCAGCGCATTGGTGGTAAAGAACTTTGATAAAATTCTACAATTGAAATCGGAGAAGGAGAGGGACTGGTATGAGAGAGTGGGATACACCGCACCGACCACGGGCTTGATGAGAGTGTCGTACGATTTGGAAAAGCTTGGTTATGACGTGCAATTGATAGTTAAGACCTCACTCATCCTTCATTCCTTCTCACGTAACGGTTTTGATCCCAATTTCGTGAATTACAAGGATAAAGAAGAAGTGGAAAGAGACATACTCAGTGTAGTGGAGGTGATAAAGCGTGATATTAAAAAATACTTTGAGGATATCTGGGACGAAAAATTAGAGAAAATGAAGGAGCTTGACCATGGAGTTTAG
- a CDS encoding double zinc ribbon domain-containing protein encodes MTFDTSHRSDVMKSLINYKLRQVEAERVMMNANLRYYNFRSSRLCEPSNRMQGTINRADLKEAVGLLGSALESLLRLWGEKDLSFFVPYAYTKTLDYMAWVQECSGDSENVQTEISELSKWLESLVRQAEAGGTTQPSLLATGGQAILGLAYLSLHRQNDKMKAEETLNRGINLIKDKVDNWLKKDVKYIGEAVDLTKNLLTISRLYLEKGKLQTEDKVKAASYFRTLLEYYAHIPLLTEKLGMLAPMEYGFELRLGISVLKYHQDISPLGKLRAVDYWLFSAPDSSALDELELMKGTRKQTQVSWDVALISALGARDNEHVLNALKNGADPNRIFMVDTNPLVVAIVKDYKWGLEQLLANGANPYAKLSTGHSAMDVAKMYGKGYAVELMIKYAGREILSEVNLTQQSKVQPSGQARWYKCPHCGGIVRDITLPCPDCGSSLAGYKPCPSCGGLNPPGTKFCGFCGKPT; translated from the coding sequence ATGACCTTCGACACCTCCCATCGGTCCGATGTCATGAAAAGTTTGATAAATTACAAATTACGTCAAGTTGAAGCGGAAAGAGTCATGATGAACGCTAACTTAAGATATTACAATTTTCGATCCTCAAGGTTATGTGAACCCTCCAACCGCATGCAGGGAACAATAAATAGGGCGGACTTGAAAGAGGCTGTAGGACTCCTAGGGAGTGCCTTGGAGAGTCTATTGAGATTGTGGGGAGAAAAGGATCTGAGCTTCTTTGTGCCATACGCCTATACCAAGACCCTTGACTATATGGCGTGGGTCCAGGAGTGCTCGGGCGACTCTGAGAACGTTCAAACAGAAATCTCGGAGTTGAGCAAGTGGTTGGAGAGTCTAGTGAGGCAAGCTGAGGCAGGAGGAACTACCCAGCCCTCCCTATTGGCCACTGGAGGTCAGGCCATCCTGGGACTCGCCTATCTCTCATTGCATAGACAGAATGACAAGATGAAGGCTGAAGAGACCTTGAACAGGGGCATAAACCTCATAAAGGATAAGGTCGACAACTGGCTCAAGAAGGACGTGAAGTACATCGGAGAAGCCGTTGACCTCACCAAGAATCTACTTACAATTTCCAGGCTGTACCTGGAGAAGGGAAAGCTACAGACCGAAGACAAGGTGAAGGCCGCATCTTATTTCAGGACGCTCCTGGAGTATTACGCCCACATTCCGTTGCTGACTGAGAAACTCGGGATGCTAGCACCTATGGAGTACGGTTTCGAACTAAGGCTAGGAATCAGCGTCCTGAAATATCATCAGGATATCTCCCCTCTGGGGAAGTTGAGGGCAGTGGACTATTGGCTGTTCTCTGCCCCAGACTCTTCTGCACTAGATGAGCTTGAGTTAATGAAGGGGACAAGGAAGCAGACTCAGGTGTCATGGGATGTGGCGTTAATCAGTGCCCTAGGAGCTAGGGATAATGAACATGTGTTAAATGCCTTGAAGAATGGAGCGGACCCGAATAGGATTTTCATGGTAGACACCAATCCCTTAGTGGTCGCCATAGTAAAAGATTATAAGTGGGGTTTAGAGCAATTACTGGCTAATGGAGCGAACCCTTACGCTAAGTTGTCTACGGGACACAGTGCCATGGACGTGGCGAAAATGTATGGGAAAGGATACGCTGTGGAATTGATGATAAAGTACGCAGGTCGGGAAATCCTTTCAGAGGTTAATTTGACCCAACAATCCAAGGTCCAGCCCTCCGGCCAGGCCAGATGGTATAAGTGCCCACACTGCGGGGGAATTGTTAGGGACATTACGTTACCTTGTCCTGATTGTGGCTCGAGTCTGGCTGGATATAAGCCCTGTCCCTCCTGCGGAGGGCTGAATCCACCGGGTACCAAGTTCTGCGGTTTCTGCGGTAAACCCACTTGA